A genomic window from Glycine soja cultivar W05 chromosome 10, ASM419377v2, whole genome shotgun sequence includes:
- the LOC114371933 gene encoding uncharacterized protein LOC114371933 has product MGRYSIPFMGVLLLFCLVSSSEAEYLKYKDPKAPLNVRISDLLKRMSLEEKIGQMTQIERSVATPDVMNKYFIGSVLSGGGSVPATKASAATWQQMVNQMQKAALSTRLGIPMIYGIDAVHGHNNVYNATVFPHNVGLGVTRDPVLIKKIGEATALEVRATGIPYVFAPCIAVCRDPRWGRCYESYSEDPKIVKTMTEIIPGLQGDIPGNSIKGVPFVAGKNKVAACAKHYLGDGGTNKGINENNTLISYNGLLSIHMPAYYDSIIKGVSTVMISYSSWNGMKMHANKKLITGYLKNKLHFKGFVISDWQGIDRITSPPHANYSYSVQAGVSAGIDMIMVPFNYTEFIDELTRQVKNNIIPISRIDDAVARILRVKFVMGLFENPYADPSLANQLGSKEHREIAREAVRKSLVLLKNGKSYKKPLLPLPKKSTKILVAGSHANNLGYQCGGWTITWQGLGGNDLTSGTTILDAVKQTVDPATEVVFNENPDKNFVKSYKFDYAIVVVGEHTYAETFGDSLNLTMADPGPSTITNVCGAIRCVVVLVTGRPVVIKPYLPKIDALVAAWLPGTEGQGVADVLYGDYEFTGKLARTWFKTVDQLPMNVGDKHYDPLFPFGYGLTTNITKY; this is encoded by the exons ATGGGGAGATATTCAATACCCTTTATGGGTGTTCTGCTACTGTTCTGTCTGGTTTCATCTTCAGAGGCAGAATATTTGAAGTATAAAGACCCTAAGGCGCCACTGAATGTCAGAATCAGTGACTTGTTGAAGCGAATGTCTCTCGAAGAAAAGATAGGCCAGATGACACAGATTGAAAGGAGTGTTGCTACTCCTGATGTGATGAACAAGTACTTCATTG GGAGTGTGCTCAGTGGGGGAGGGAGTGTTCCGGCAACAAAGGCATCTGCTGCGACCTGGCAGCAAATGGTGAATCAGATGCAAAAGGCAGCATTGTCTACTCGCCTTGGGATTCCAATGATTTATGGGATAGATGCAGTTCATGGACACAACAATGTCTACAATGCTACCGTTTTTCCTCACAATGTTGGGCTAGGAGTTACCAG GGATCCTGTGCTCATAAAGAAGATTGGAGAAGCAACTGCCCTTGAAGTTAGAGCTACTGGAATTCCGTATGTCTTTGCTCCATGCATTGCG GTCTGCAGAGATCCAAGATGGGGACGTTGCTATGAAAGCTACAGCGAGGACCCTAAGATTGTTAAAACTATGACTGAAATTATACCTGGTTTGCAAGGAGATATCCCTGGCAATTCCATTAAGGGAGTTCCCTTTGTTGCTGGAAA GAACAAGGTTGCAGCTTGTGCCAAGCACTACTTAGGAGATGGTGGCACAAACAAGGGAATCAATGAGAACAACACTCTGATCAGTTACAATGGACTGCTTAGCATTCACATGCCGGCATACTATGACTCTATCATCAAGGGTGTTTCAACAGTGATGATCTCGTACTCTAGCTGGAATGGGATGAAAATGCATGCAAACaaaaaacttatcactggtTACCTCAAGAACAAATTGCATTTCAAG GGTTTTGTCATATCTGATTGGCAGGGTATTGACCGGATTACCTCTCCTCCTCATGCTAACTATTCATACTCTGTTCAAGCTGGTGTCAGTGCTGGAATTGATATG ATTATGGTTCCCTTCAACTACACTGAGTTCATTGATGAACTAACCCGTCAAGTAAAGAATAATATTATCCCAATCAGCAGGATTGATGATGCCGTGGCAAGAATCTTAAGAGTAAAATTTGTCATGGGCCTATTTGAAAATCCATATGCTGATCCAAGCCTCGCAAACCAACTGGGTAGCAAG GAACATAGAGAAATAGCAAGGGAAGCTGTACGGAAATCCCTAGTGTTGCTAAAGAATGGTAAATCTTACAAGAAACCACTGCTTCCTCTTCCCAAAAAGTCCACAAAAATACTGGTAGCAGGAAGTCATGCTAACAATTTGGGTTATCAATGTGGAGGATGGACAATTACCTGGCAGGGGCTTGGTGGCAATGATCTCACTTCAG GTACAACCATCCTTGATGCTGTGAAACAAACCGTTGATCCTGCCACTGAAGTTGTCTTCAATGAAAATCCTGATAAGAACTTTGTCAAGTCATACAAATTTGACTATGCCATTGTTGTTGTGGGAGAACACACTTATGCCGAAACATTTGGTGACAGTTTGAATCTGACTATGGCTGATCCTGGTCCAAGTACCATCACCAATGTGTGTGGGGCTATTCGATGCGTAGTTGTTCTTGTCACTGGCCGCCCAGTTGTGATTAAGCCATATCTACCCAAAATCGATGCACTTGTAGCTGCATGGCTTCCTGGCACCGAAGGTCAAGGTGTCGCCGACGTTCTCTACGGCGACTATGAGTTCACTGGCAAGCTGGCAAGAACATGGTTCAAGACAGTTGACCAGCTCCCAATGAATGTTGGTGATAAACATTATGATCCTCTATTTCCATTTGGATATGGGTTAACTACAAACATCACTAAATATTGA